gaaggcggacatcactgaaggcctaggtgggaaacgcacggcccgctacTGTGATATAGCCAATGAGCTTTGGTCTTTTTAAAGTCTAGTAATATAAATGCAAAATGATTGTCTTATTGATCCACAAAAGTGGTGACCTTTCAGTAAAGCCCCCTACATTTATTTCCTGCCGGGCAGAAAGTTTCACTAATATTTATTGACCTTTTTGCCTCTGTACAGCTAATGAGACCTACAgcaactatggtacatttttgttTTACACATTTTGGAACGTAAGTTAATGTCTTCAAATATGCTGATGAAAAGTGTTTCTGTTGAACTAGACTACATATCTGTCTGTGGCCTTGCTGCTTTGTGCTCTGTTGCCAGCAGTGATTGGACACTGCACCGGAGGGTCACAAACAGGTGAGACACCATCAGTAATGTTTTCTCATTTTCACATCCAATATTGCAAAAAGCGTGTCAAAAAATCCTAACTCAGGTCTAAATGTGTTGTAGCAAATAGCACACATTGCCTGGATGAGACGGACAATGAGTGGCACCCCATTGGCACAGCGTGGAGGAACAGTGCCTGCATGGATTGCACTTGCAGCAGTTGTTGTTCTGCGTAAGTCAAAGCACAtctagtgtttattttgtttgttttaatcttGGGTCTACGGCTTGTTTACAGGTTTAGCATTCCCCAAAACTTCCCCGATGATTGTGTCTCAGTTTTCGACCTAGTGGCCTGTAAATACAAAGTTCACAAGAAGGATGACCCATCAGAAGAATGTCCCATTTTTTCTGCGGTTGGAAAGTGAGGGCGAAAAAAAACTACACCCTTTTGTCGACCCTCTTTTTACATTTGGAACACAAAATGTAATGTGCTTACAAATGGAAAATAAAACTTACAATGCCTCATCGactatttttgtattcatttttttgttGTACTATTTTAATGAATATATATAAAGAATATGCTGCAATATTTGCTTAAGCTTTTTTTTAACAGTTCATATCAGAAATTGTACTGTATTACAAAATgcagaaatataaccttaaaggaaaaactaatttaaaacatttgtatgcttgtacaacattaaaaacctttttagcatatcagtatgtggaattaatttatggactggattaagtaaagaagttaaacaatgtacagaTGATCCAGTTTCAGAAGTTGTTCAAATTAACAGTGTTTacgaagaattatgagaaacaccttcaaccttattgaaaatgggCTATTAAGTCAGTCATAAACATACCGAGATTAATTACAAGAACGGCTGTATTCATCATTCACTGTCATTGTGCTATAAAAAGAAGTCGGTAAATGAACGTATGTATTTGTAAAccctctgaagtgggaaaggggtaggattaaatcagctttgcttcttcctactccttttcggacatgtgtagagacattgtgtgatgtattatgctttaagtgtgttcatgtttgaaataaactaaaagacaaAGATTGCATTGCCTGAGTGGGGCTGGAGTTTTGTAAACAGAAGGTATTGCCAGTTAAcgcttatttttttgttaaagtagCTCTGTAGAGACTCCTGATACAAAGAATCAGATGTGAGATTTGGTAAAGAAAAACATTTAGTATAAGTTTATATCAAATGTAATAGCAAAGTGCAATAATCTGACAAAGATGAAATGTATCAATTGCATCAATACCAGGGATGCACATTTAAGTTGAAAGTGTAATAACTTGTATCTACTGTTATTTAGCAGATTGTGTAGGGCTATACATTCTTGGGGGGAAGCAAAGCATCAGTTCTGTAAAAAGTGTCCATTGTGGGCAGGTCAAGTATggcattaaaggggaactacgcTTTTTTGGGggcaattttgcctatcgttcacaatcgtgAGAGACAAGACAGTttagttgtttttcttttgtattcTAACATACAAATCTGctcattctaggtggctagcaatgcggctaatggtagcaatcaattctaccttacacttattaaaaatacattcaaaactgttgttgggtttcttccttcttcattcatcttcaatgaatactccagttgtatatatatgaaagatgaTGGTTTATTTTAAGAATGGTTCAGTACAATGCCTCACAGCACCGGGAAACAAAACATCGGTAACTGTGGAAAATAGAACACAACTCCATCAAACTTTTGTGTGTGTGACGTCATTTCCTGGCGCGCAGTGAAACGGAAGAGATCACGTGACGATAGCGCGGATGAACCGGCCCTACCGTATataacagtggcgtgcggtgaggttcatgtctggtgaggcacagacttcatcacagtcagatttgcaAAACATATGaatcctaaagagtatcttattcaccatgtgattggcagcagttaacgggttgtgtttaaaagctcataccagcattcttccctgcttggcactcagcatcaagggttggaattgggggttaaatcaccaaaaattattcccaggcacggcgccgctgctgcccactgctccccactgctcccagggggtgaacaaggggatgggtgaaatgcagaggacacatttcaccacacctagtgtgtgtgtgacaatcattggtactttactttaactttacacttacaaactgtagcatgcacacaaaaaaacacatttaattaaaaaaaaaaaccttattatggttttacctttacttataagtgcgggagcagtggtgttcatgttggaagagttgggaatgaatgaaatatgaaatccgcgctgccgtctgcaggtgtacctaatgttgtgtccctgttcacggctcctccggcgcgccgcgcgagcattgttgtttttgcactttttggcttcttgttaagggactttttttgggtggattcggtcttgcacgtggagggtttgggtgtgggctttggttggtgtggccgcggcgctcccgtcgggggcgtattctgcggcggaggtgcttggcaccaggaggcggggttatgagacgagcctccagttttatgatcgctcagcacaagaaatacgttacacacatacagatgttgacaaaatacactgtacattatatacctcagctaactaaactatggaaatgtataatataattcatatagcaatacagtctcactgcacagcaggccagcagttagccgagtcattgcgcacaatccatgttgaggcacaaatcagtgacgtgcctcaactggctgctgatcaccgcaccgtctcttctcagtatttgaacggcaaatgtgaaaataaaaataaaaataatctaaacctggtgaagttaaatggaaaataactttagtataatcactggatacatataacaatttaattaattttttttctttttacttttttttttctttccatgatggcaggtgaggccgtgcctcccctgcctctagtgacggcacgccactggtatataacCTATTGGAGGCGCATAACAACAAGGACAAACCTCTCTTCTCATAATACACAGAAACAGCATTAATAACAATGAGATCACATTTATTCAACAACcgtcaatacttaatttacgttccatcGCCGTAGCAACATTATTGtaggagcgaacactgaggaactatttttctagcgtactaacacatcggcgtgctacggtattagccctaaaagctaactacggttagagataagctagcttctacaacacaaaacgcgtttgagtttgtaacgcACAATGTGATAGAGCACCAATccgtactgagtgaaaaacacaaacaatcatattacagtatctgtaaagtaatatttcatgttttgtttgtacacatctagccagacagtgtaccgggtagttgtaataacacacatgacgtgctgcgtgtatcatgatcaatataaagtgtgactcactttaTGGAcacttgtctgtttggtccaactGGCCATGGACGTtcttttctggtttatttggggtaAGCCAGTGGCGGGccctgcgtttcccacctaggccttcagtgatgtcctacttagtcctacTTCCATAAATACCACTCAAAATATCAGAATTTATGtcgccacatgaccacggcttgtAAAATACTACACAAAAACACACCTGTGCACTACTAGGCATTGACTCACCTCAATTTGTCACTAgtgcacaattttttttattttttagcgcatttaaaaatcaataaacccgcatcggacgtggtactgtcaaaacaaaagtaattgtaaaaaatatattgaatgtgaaaaaatatatttgaactcacaataccACTCGTAGTTGGTTCATTTGAGTGGAAGTGGCAGGCAAACCGTTATATCTGACAGCTAATCGACATTTTGCtactttgttggttaaaaaagtgagtaccgctgatttctccgctggcctgGTATGGCTATagtgccactttctgctttcgttAATCACAACTTGTAATTGGATacctgggagtgacaagtgagcatccaatcacagtcacattcaacgtaaggctacctagatgggctactgtcaacaacttctgATCTGATCAGCTATCGCAACTGTCCGTTAACTGAATGTCCGCCGTTCGTTAAACTGCACAGCTGCCGCTAATGTTGGGtcagaaggcctccggcagaattcatacagcgctggAAACAAGCTagtctgattggataaaaactctaacttaAAATAGCAACACTGGAGCCCAGTATGATAAATACTTTTGTATATTTATGGAaagttaattaaaaacaaaattaacttttattaattaatgatcatgatttatgttaggccagcagagaaggcctggctggccctgacggcacaccactggggtAAGCATGCTATTTATGTCAAATTAGTTTGTCTCCatgttccacatttgcagcttcgagtatctttcacctcactctcttggcttcTGTCTCCTCCAATATTTCACCCTCTGCTAGAAGCAATAGTTCATCCTCTGTAGATTCAGCTTCAAAAGTTTTAAGGTTCTGAatactcatttgtccaaaaatagccgtCTCCGTtgtttaccaagtctgccatgattagaaaacacactcgtgtttgactctgaaagtaggaacacatgttgccagaagtcagacgtgcgctgctatggaaacagaactCAATGCACGGAAACAAATCTTGGAAAggattaaaatgataaaaatacagtaaatatattaaatatggttctgaaggtgtctgttactacattatatatatacttgcagtgtgtatattgtacatattacatattgttatgaaggtgtctgttactatattatatatatacttgcagtgtgtatattgtacatattacatattgttatgaaggtgtctggtactacattatatatatatatatatatataattatatatatatatatatatatatatatatatatatatatatatatatatatatatatatatatatatatatatatatatatatatatatatatatatacttgaagtgtTATGTATgacaagggggaaggagacggcacgacacaGGAAGTATCGCTCAACAGGGTTTATTAAACAACGATGAGTgagtggggtgtgtatgctaagTGTGTGCATGCAATATTATGTGTGTGAATTAACAAGATTGTATTACCAGGAGTTTGTTGTAAGTGTATGTTGTTTGGAGAGgcaaacaagtccaaaggggctCAGCAGAAAGAGGTCCGTGATCCAAGCGAGAGGTCCGTGGGGGCTGGGGCGAGGCGTCCAAAGGTCCGGGTCCAAAGCGAAGgaagtcgaggatcgagggaggcagtcagagtctaGAGGGagatccagagaagtgaggcgcacagctcacttctaAGGCGACAGAGGATTCTGCGGGAACAGGGAAACGACAGGGACAAGTCAGCACAAGGAACAAGGGAATATGGAGAGCAGACACaggagaggagccagagacgcAAAGCTTACTGTAAACAGAGAACTACGTTCTGGCGCTGGGTAGTCTGCTGCATTGGGCTTTATACTGTTGAGCCTCATCAGATCCAGGTGCACTGATTGCAGATTTCCCGTGGCCGCGGTCTGAGCGGGGCGCGCAGGAGCGTGTCCGGCTGCGCTCTCAGCGGACCTTCTTGCTGCTCCAGCAGCGAAGGGAATGATAGTATGTGCACGCACCGTAACatgaagtgtgtatattgtacatattacatattgttatgaaggtgtctgttactacattatatacagtatatatacttgcagtgtgtatattgtacatattacatattgttatgaaggtgtctgttactacattatatatatacttgcagtgtgtatattgtacacattacatattgttatgaaggtgtctgttactacattatatacagtatatatacttgcagtgtgtatattgtacacatattacatattgttatgaaggtgtctgttactacattatatgtattatatggggatcgagaaagt
This genomic interval from Entelurus aequoreus isolate RoL-2023_Sb linkage group LG06, RoL_Eaeq_v1.1, whole genome shotgun sequence contains the following:
- the LOC133652210 gene encoding beta-microseminoprotein-like, which gives rise to MRPTATMTTYLSVALLLCALLPAVIGHCTGGSQTANSTHCLDETDNEWHPIGTAWRNSACMDCTCSSCCSAFSIPQNFPDDCVSVFDLVACKYKVHKKDDPSEECPIFSAVGK